A window of Streptomyces sp. NBC_01241 genomic DNA:
GTCGACCCCGAGGCCGCCCCGCAGGGCGGCAGCCCCGAGCCGCCGCCCGCCCCGGCCCTCGCCGCCGCCGTCCAACAGGAATGTCTGCGCCGCGGGCTCATCGTCGAACTCGGCGGACGCCACTCGACCGTCGTGCGGCTCCTGCCGCCCCTCACTCTCACCGACGAACAGGCAACAGCGGTCGTGGACCGCCTCGCCGACGCCCTGGCAGCCGCCGAGCGTCTGCCGCACCGCAGGAACACGACCGGGTCGATCCGCTGACCCCGGACACCATCACAAGGAAGACCGCCGTGAACCCCACCCCCGCGCCCCAGGCCGACGGCCCTCCCCCCACCCAGCAGCGAGGACAGGACGCATACACCGGCAACCTCGTCGTCGAGCACACCACCGTGCCGCGCCAGAAGGCGGCACCGCACGACGAGCGCTACGCCCCGAAGTGCCCGAACACCGGCGCGGCACCCGCCGATCTCCTCGACCATCCGGATCCGCTGCGCGCCGCCGACACGGCGGGTGCCGAGAACCTGCTCCGCTGCTGGGTCCGGGAGAGCGACCTTTCCCGGCCGGCCGGGGACACCCTCCGGATCCCCCTCCCCGCAAGCGGAACCGCACTGCTCGTCCCCGTCGTCTACTGGTCCGCGACGGGCTGGCACCGCTTCGGCACGCCTGTCCTGGAGGGGGCGCCCGAAGGAGCGCCGACGGCCGACGCCGTCACGGTCGCCGCTCTCCTGGGGCGCGAGGCCGACCACCACGAAGGCGCCGACTTGGTGGCCCGGGTCGCCGACTCGGTACGGCGGACCGCCGGCTTCATCGCCGAACGGCGCCGCACTCCGGACGCTCCGCCGGAAGCGGACTTCTTCCTCACCGCCGAGCAGTCACTTCTCCTGGGACACCCGCTCCACCCCACCCCCAAGAGCCGCGAGGGCCTTTCCGACTCCGAATCCCGCCGCTACTCACCCGAGTTGCACGGCTCCTTCCCGCTGCACTGGATGGCCGTCGACCGGTCCGTGCTGGCCACGGACTCCGCCTGGACCGACGGAGGGCGTCCCGTACCGGCCACGGAACTGGTCACCTCCCACGCCGGAGGAGTGCGGCTCCCCGACAACACCGCACCGATTCCGCTCCACCCCTGGCAGGCCCGCGAACTCGGCCACCGGCCCGAAGTGATCGCCCTGCTCGACGCCGGACTCCTTCACGACCTGGGACCGCACGGGAAGCACTGGCACCCCACCTCTTCCGTCCGTACCGTGCATCAGCCAGGTGCCGAGGTCATGCTCAAGCTCTCCCTCGGTGTCCGCATCACCAACTCCCGTCGTGAGAACCTCCGCAAGGAACTCCACCGCGGAGTAGAGGTCCACCGGCTGCTCCGCAGCGGACTCGCTGCGCAGTGGCACGCCGTCCACCCGGGCTTCGACATCGTCCGCGACCCCGCCTGGCTCGCCGTCGACGGCCCGGACGGAGAGCCCGTCGCGGGCCTCGACGTGATGCTGCGCCACAACCCGTTCGGCCTGTACGACGACGCCGTCTGCATCGCCGCGCTCACTGCCCCGCGCCCCTGGCCCGGCCGGGCCGGCATGTGTTCCCGCCTCGTCCAGATCGTTCTCTCCCTGGCCGCCGCTACCGGAAGAGCTGTGGGAGCCGTCGCCACCGAGTGGTTCCTGCGCTACCTCGACCGCGTCGTACGCCCCGTGCTCTGGCTCGACGCCCACGCGGGCGTGGCGCTCGAAGCCCACCAGCAGAACACCCTGGTGCTGCTCGACCCGCACGGCTGGCCCGTCGGCGGCCGGTACCGCGACAACCAGGGCTACTACTTCCGGGAGTCCCACCGCGCAGCACTGGAGCACCGGCTCCCCGGCATCGGATCGGTCAGCGACACCTTCGTCTCCGACGCGGTCACCGACGAACGGTTCGCCTACTACCTCGGCATCAACAATGTGTTCGGCCTGATCGGAGCCTTCGGCGCCCAGCGCCTCGCCGACGAGCACGTGCTCATCGCCGCGTTCCGTCGGTTCCTCGGCTCTGCCACGGCACTCGGCTCACCGCTGCCCGCACATCTGCTGGACAACCCCCAACTGCGGTGCAAGGCCAATCTGCTGACCCGGTTGCACGGCCTCGACGAGCTCGTCGGGCCTGTCGACACCCAGTCCGTGTACGTCACCATTGCCAACCCCTTGTATGTCTGAAGGACGATGACCACCGCCTGAACCGCCGAGAGGAGAGCAACACCGTGGCTCCCGCCGATGCGCACACCGACGCCGGTCCCGGACCTGCCCCACAGACCGACACGGGCACCGACGACACCCTGGACCTGCCGCTCTCCGAAGAACTCCTCGCCGTGTTCGGGGAGGACACACCGGCCACCGCCGTACAACCGCTGCCGCCGATCGGGCCCGCGTCATCCGCACCGGATGGCGCGGGCCCGGCCGCGGGCGCGCGGGCGACCGTGAGCAGAGCGGCCTCCTCCGCTCTGCTCGACCACCCCGCAGACTGGGGGCCGGTGGCCACCCCGGCCGGTGTGTTCCAACTCGTCCCCGTGCGGCTGGAGCGCGATCTCGCCGTGATCAGCCGCTGGATGAACGACGCGGCGGTCTCGGCGTTCTGGGAACTCGCCGGATCCGAAGCCGTCACAGTCGCTCATCTGCGTCCTCAGCTCGACGGTGATGGACGCAGCGTCCCGTGCCTCGGCGTGCTGGCCGGCGTCCCCATGAGCTATTGGGAGATCTACCGCGCGGATCTCGATCCGCTGGCGCGCCACTACCCCGCTCGCCCGCACGACACCGGAATCCACCTTCTCATCGGTGGCGTGAACGACCGTGGACGCGGTGTCGGTACGACCCTGCTCCGGGCCGTCGCCGACCTCGTACTCGACAACCGCCCCCTGTGCGCGCGGGTTGTCGCGGAGCCCGATCTGCGTAACACCCCGTCCGTCTCCGCCTTCCTGAGTGCCGGCTTCCGCTTCTTCGCGGAAGTCGAACTCCCCGACAAACGAGCCGCCCTGATGATCCGCGACCGAACCCACCGTGCCCAGCTGTGAAAGAACCGAACGCACTGAACGAACCGCTGCAACGCGTACACCGCTCGAACCCCATCGGTTCCACCCGGAGGAGTCCCCGTGCCGAAATATCCTGCGAGCCATGATTCAGCGGAGTCCGACGCGCTGCTCAGCACGCCAGAACTGAACCGGACGGTCTGGGACAGAGCCGCCGCCCGACTGCTCGCGAAGATGCTCGGTCAATTCGCCTACGAGGAAGTCATCGAGCCGGAAGCCATCGAACGGGAAGCCACCGAACCGCTCGGGCAGGCCGACGGCGGCGATACGTACACCCTCACGCTCGACGACGGTGGAACGCTGTCTTTCAGCGCCCGGAGGGGTGTGTACGGCGGTTGGCACATTGCCCCCGAGTCGATCCTGGAGACGTCCGGGGGCGTCCTGGAGGCACAAGCCGGAGCGGCAGGCACGAGCGACGGGGACGCACCGGCGGAACGGCCGCGTGACAGCGACCGGGGCGCGTCCGTAGAACGGCCGCGTGACAGCGGCCGCGGCGGGCCCGCCGATCCGCCGCTGGACCGGAACGGCGTGCCTGTCCCCTTCCGGGATCCGCTGCAGGACCGGAACGGTGGCGCCGTCCCCTTCCGGGATCCGCTGCAGTTCCTCGCCCGCGCTCGCCACCTCCTCCGGATCGACGGCGCCACCCTCGGCCACCTCATCCGCGAGATCACCACCACCCTCGCCGCCGACGCCCGGCTGGACCACACCGCGCTCTCCGCCGCCCGGCTGGCCGACCTCGACTACGCCGAGCTGGAAGGGCACCAGACGGGCCACCCCTGGCTCGTCGCCAACAAAGGGCGCCTCGGCTTCTCCGCCACCGACGCGGCCCGCTACACGCCCGAGGCCCGCAGGCCGGTCGGGCTGCCGTGGATCGCTGTCTCCACCCGGATCGCCGCCTACCGCGGAGTGCCCGGCCTGGCGGCTCCCGAGCAGTTGTACGCACAGGAACTCGACCCGTCGGTCCGCGACTCCTTCGCCGCCGTGCTCCGCGCCCGCAACCTCGACCCCGACGGCTACCTCTGTCTTCCCGTGCACCCCTGGCAATGGGATGAATGGATCGTTCCGGTCTTCGCCCCGGCCATCGCCGCAGGCGACATCGTTCCGCTCCATGCCGACGCGGACCTCCGGCTGCCGCAACAGTCCATCCGCACCTTCGCCAATGTGACCCGCCCCGACCGGCATACCGTCAAACTGCCCCTGTCGATCCTCAACACGCTGGTCTGGCGGGGCCTTCCGACCGAACGCACCCTCGCGGCCCCCGCAGTCACCACCTGGGTCCAGGGCCTGCGCGACGGGGACACCTTCCTCCGCGACACCTGCGGCGTCATCCTGCTCGGCGAGGTCGCCTCCGTGGCCGTCGAACATCCGCTCTACGACCGCCTCCCCGAGACGCCGTAC
This region includes:
- a CDS encoding IucA/IucC family protein, whose amino-acid sequence is MNPTPAPQADGPPPTQQRGQDAYTGNLVVEHTTVPRQKAAPHDERYAPKCPNTGAAPADLLDHPDPLRAADTAGAENLLRCWVRESDLSRPAGDTLRIPLPASGTALLVPVVYWSATGWHRFGTPVLEGAPEGAPTADAVTVAALLGREADHHEGADLVARVADSVRRTAGFIAERRRTPDAPPEADFFLTAEQSLLLGHPLHPTPKSREGLSDSESRRYSPELHGSFPLHWMAVDRSVLATDSAWTDGGRPVPATELVTSHAGGVRLPDNTAPIPLHPWQARELGHRPEVIALLDAGLLHDLGPHGKHWHPTSSVRTVHQPGAEVMLKLSLGVRITNSRRENLRKELHRGVEVHRLLRSGLAAQWHAVHPGFDIVRDPAWLAVDGPDGEPVAGLDVMLRHNPFGLYDDAVCIAALTAPRPWPGRAGMCSRLVQIVLSLAAATGRAVGAVATEWFLRYLDRVVRPVLWLDAHAGVALEAHQQNTLVLLDPHGWPVGGRYRDNQGYYFRESHRAALEHRLPGIGSVSDTFVSDAVTDERFAYYLGINNVFGLIGAFGAQRLADEHVLIAAFRRFLGSATALGSPLPAHLLDNPQLRCKANLLTRLHGLDELVGPVDTQSVYVTIANPLYV
- a CDS encoding GNAT family N-acetyltransferase produces the protein MAPADAHTDAGPGPAPQTDTGTDDTLDLPLSEELLAVFGEDTPATAVQPLPPIGPASSAPDGAGPAAGARATVSRAASSALLDHPADWGPVATPAGVFQLVPVRLERDLAVISRWMNDAAVSAFWELAGSEAVTVAHLRPQLDGDGRSVPCLGVLAGVPMSYWEIYRADLDPLARHYPARPHDTGIHLLIGGVNDRGRGVGTTLLRAVADLVLDNRPLCARVVAEPDLRNTPSVSAFLSAGFRFFAEVELPDKRAALMIRDRTHRAQL
- a CDS encoding IucA/IucC family protein is translated as MPKYPASHDSAESDALLSTPELNRTVWDRAAARLLAKMLGQFAYEEVIEPEAIEREATEPLGQADGGDTYTLTLDDGGTLSFSARRGVYGGWHIAPESILETSGGVLEAQAGAAGTSDGDAPAERPRDSDRGASVERPRDSGRGGPADPPLDRNGVPVPFRDPLQDRNGGAVPFRDPLQFLARARHLLRIDGATLGHLIREITTTLAADARLDHTALSAARLADLDYAELEGHQTGHPWLVANKGRLGFSATDAARYTPEARRPVGLPWIAVSTRIAAYRGVPGLAAPEQLYAQELDPSVRDSFAAVLRARNLDPDGYLCLPVHPWQWDEWIVPVFAPAIAAGDIVPLHADADLRLPQQSIRTFANVTRPDRHTVKLPLSILNTLVWRGLPTERTLAAPAVTTWVQGLRDGDTFLRDTCGVILLGEVASVAVEHPLYDRLPETPYQFKEILGAIWREPLQPRLAPGERARTLASLLHTDPRGRAFTAELVARSGLTPTAWLTRLFAALLPPLLHFLYRYGTVFSPHGENAIVVFDEQDVPVRLAIKDFVDDVNISSQPLPEHESMPQDVRDILLMEEPSFLTQFIHAGLFIGVFRFLSPLCEEQLGVPEADFWSLVRAEILRHHARFPELKERFELFDMLTPRIERLCLNRNRLHVDGYRDRSRRPHAAIHGTVPNPLHPSV